The following coding sequences lie in one Micromonospora sp. R77 genomic window:
- a CDS encoding serine/threonine-protein kinase: MRGRRAGRRRTGPAGPGAARPASRPWLTPAVIPPVAPRDPRAAVLSGPVVAEHARFCPRTGCRSPLEKVSGFCPECGTRYSFTPPLSDGELRAGRYRIVGCLGHGGVGWVFLARDEAMNGIWRVLKGQRNPDDREAAAAFVAEREALIALNHPRIVTITDALRESDTDAGYLVMQYVDGGTLEDARRDLGADGGPAAVDVGQALGYGVQILDAFEYLHDQGWLYCDLKPDNVMLIAGHGVDGPLKLVDFGAARRMDNRVSPPWGTAGFEAPEVPPLGPAGPSVRSDIYTVGRTLAALTLATSSADLRALPAGPDLHRLGLPATHDPFVRLLARATATAPEDRFGSAAEMREQVRGVRRQVRSAADGEPRPTRSGLFSPAACAFALHTDVGDLDVREILLGLPMPLVDGADPAAGFLASLGPAEPDELIVLLEKAPERTAQVTYRMVRAHLAADRVEPARALLADVPDGPGDWSLWWHRALVALVGGETTEARDWFDRVYGWLPGEVSARLAYAVACELDDDLATAAAHYRGVWTADRGVVAAAFGLARCLLVTADPRRAADVLLTMPESSRATALAVTCAVRILLEAPDDGHRLDATLDAARVVEGLPRFAERDLVEAYLLRILLEYDLADPRHAGRRLFGRPLDERHVRRAFERRCLRLARRTGDRAERTELVDLANTHRPVTWW, encoded by the coding sequence GTGCGCGGGCGACGCGCCGGCCGTCGCCGTACCGGCCCGGCCGGACCCGGTGCGGCCCGGCCGGCGTCGAGGCCGTGGCTGACCCCGGCCGTCATCCCGCCGGTCGCCCCCCGCGACCCGCGGGCCGCCGTGCTGTCCGGGCCGGTCGTCGCCGAACACGCCCGGTTCTGCCCGCGGACCGGCTGCCGCAGCCCGCTGGAGAAGGTGAGCGGGTTCTGCCCGGAGTGCGGCACCCGCTACTCGTTCACTCCGCCCCTGTCCGACGGGGAGCTGCGCGCCGGCCGGTACCGGATCGTCGGCTGCCTCGGCCACGGCGGCGTGGGCTGGGTGTTCCTCGCCCGCGACGAGGCGATGAACGGCATCTGGCGGGTCCTGAAGGGACAGCGCAACCCGGACGACCGGGAGGCCGCTGCGGCCTTCGTCGCCGAACGGGAGGCGTTGATCGCGCTCAACCATCCCCGGATCGTCACCATCACCGACGCGCTGCGCGAGTCCGACACCGACGCCGGCTACCTGGTGATGCAGTACGTCGACGGCGGCACCCTGGAGGACGCCCGGCGCGACCTGGGCGCCGACGGCGGCCCGGCGGCCGTCGACGTCGGCCAGGCGCTGGGGTACGGGGTGCAGATCCTCGACGCCTTCGAGTACCTGCACGACCAGGGCTGGCTCTACTGTGACCTGAAGCCCGACAACGTCATGCTGATCGCCGGGCACGGGGTGGACGGCCCGCTCAAGCTGGTCGACTTCGGGGCGGCCCGGCGGATGGACAACCGGGTCAGTCCACCATGGGGCACCGCCGGCTTCGAGGCGCCCGAGGTGCCGCCGCTCGGCCCGGCCGGTCCCAGCGTCCGCTCGGACATCTACACCGTGGGTCGTACCCTGGCCGCGCTGACCCTGGCCACCAGCTCGGCCGACCTGCGGGCGCTGCCCGCCGGGCCGGACCTGCACCGGCTCGGCCTCCCGGCCACGCACGACCCGTTCGTGCGGCTGCTGGCCCGGGCCACCGCCACCGCCCCCGAGGACCGCTTCGGCTCCGCCGCCGAGATGCGCGAACAGGTCCGGGGCGTACGCCGGCAGGTGCGCTCCGCCGCCGACGGCGAGCCGCGACCGACCCGCTCGGGCCTGTTCAGCCCTGCCGCCTGCGCCTTCGCGCTGCACACCGACGTGGGGGACCTGGACGTGCGGGAGATCCTGCTCGGCCTGCCCATGCCGCTGGTCGACGGCGCCGACCCGGCCGCCGGCTTCCTCGCCTCCCTCGGGCCCGCCGAGCCGGACGAGCTGATCGTCCTGCTGGAGAAGGCGCCCGAGCGCACCGCCCAGGTCACCTACCGGATGGTCCGCGCCCACCTGGCGGCCGACCGGGTCGAGCCGGCGCGCGCCCTGCTCGCCGACGTCCCCGACGGGCCGGGGGACTGGTCGCTGTGGTGGCATCGGGCTCTGGTGGCGCTGGTCGGCGGCGAGACCACCGAGGCGCGGGACTGGTTCGACCGGGTGTACGGCTGGCTGCCGGGCGAGGTGTCCGCGCGCCTGGCGTACGCGGTGGCCTGCGAGCTGGACGACGACCTGGCCACCGCCGCCGCCCACTACCGGGGCGTGTGGACCGCCGACCGGGGGGTGGTGGCGGCGGCCTTCGGGCTGGCCCGCTGCCTGCTCGTCACCGCGGATCCGCGTCGCGCCGCGGACGTGCTGCTCACCATGCCGGAGTCGTCCCGGGCCACCGCGCTGGCGGTGACCTGCGCGGTCCGCATCCTGCTGGAGGCGCCGGACGACGGCCACCGGCTGGACGCCACCCTCGACGCGGCGCGGGTGGTCGAGGGACTGCCCCGGTTCGCGGAACGGGACCTGGTCGAGGCTTACCTGCTGCGGATCCTGCTGGAGTACGACCTCGCCGACCCCCGGCACGCCGGCCGGCGCCTCTTCGGCCGTCCCCTCGACGAGCGGCACGTCCGCCGCGCCTTCGAACGCCGCTGCCTGCGCCTGGCCCGCCGGACCGGCGACCGGGCGGAGCGGACCGAGCTGGTCGACCTGGCCAACACCCACCGCCCGGTGACCTGGTGGTGA
- a CDS encoding VWA domain-containing protein: protein MSDGAELTLTAHHSAYLPAEGGVVDVVASVRGGASGGAETSHDGLAEVILLDCSGSMGAPQAKMRAARAATLAALDALPDGVAFAVVEGTDRATMCYPAQPVLAVAGERTRAEARQVVRRLQPHGGTAIGRWLLLARDLLAGRPDAIGHVILLTDGRNESQHPDELRAAVAACTDRFTVDCRAVGSADGVHDWDGTELLGIAEALGGNPVVPVEDLAALAADFAAVLAQAMSRRVGDARLRVRTPEIARIRFVKQVYPTIVDLTPRGVSLDALNTDFPIGAWSPTDQRDYQVALEVDAMPVGATRRIGWLSLHTGAGAQGEEEPLTVEFTDEVDLFSTVHDTVAHYTGQQDYAEAFRRGLRAVEAGRLDEAEEHFGRAVALAHAGGNGDKLTLLARIVDVLDAPAGRVRLKRGADPRKRQPSVVHALQTSRWRAAEPADPAPAVASRAVAALRPGTHQRVLRGPAPGGTPPASTPERG from the coding sequence GTGTCCGACGGTGCCGAGCTGACCCTGACCGCGCACCACAGCGCGTACCTGCCGGCCGAGGGGGGCGTGGTGGACGTCGTCGCCTCCGTGCGGGGCGGCGCCTCCGGCGGCGCGGAGACGTCCCATGACGGGCTGGCCGAGGTGATCCTGCTCGACTGCTCCGGCTCGATGGGTGCCCCGCAGGCCAAGATGCGGGCCGCCCGGGCGGCCACCCTGGCCGCGCTCGACGCGCTGCCCGACGGGGTGGCGTTCGCCGTGGTGGAGGGGACCGACCGGGCCACCATGTGCTATCCGGCCCAGCCGGTGCTGGCGGTCGCCGGCGAGCGGACCCGCGCCGAGGCGCGGCAGGTGGTCCGTCGGCTGCAGCCACACGGCGGTACGGCCATCGGCCGGTGGCTGCTGCTCGCCCGGGACCTCCTCGCCGGCCGGCCCGACGCCATCGGGCACGTCATCCTGCTCACCGACGGCCGTAACGAGTCGCAGCACCCCGACGAGCTGCGTGCGGCGGTGGCGGCCTGCACCGACCGGTTCACGGTGGACTGCCGGGCGGTCGGCTCGGCGGACGGCGTGCACGACTGGGACGGCACGGAACTGCTCGGCATCGCCGAGGCGCTCGGCGGCAATCCGGTCGTACCGGTGGAGGACCTGGCCGCGCTGGCCGCCGACTTCGCGGCCGTGCTGGCCCAGGCGATGAGCCGTCGGGTGGGCGACGCCCGGCTGCGGGTCCGGACCCCGGAGATCGCCCGCATCCGGTTCGTCAAGCAGGTCTATCCGACCATCGTGGACCTGACGCCGCGCGGTGTGTCGCTGGACGCCCTCAACACCGACTTCCCGATCGGCGCGTGGAGCCCGACCGACCAGCGCGACTACCAGGTCGCCCTGGAGGTCGACGCGATGCCGGTGGGGGCGACCCGGCGGATCGGCTGGTTGAGCCTGCACACCGGGGCCGGTGCGCAGGGGGAGGAGGAGCCGCTGACCGTGGAGTTCACCGACGAGGTCGACCTGTTCAGCACCGTGCACGACACGGTCGCCCACTACACCGGCCAGCAGGACTACGCGGAGGCCTTCCGGCGTGGCCTGCGCGCGGTCGAGGCGGGGCGGCTCGACGAGGCCGAGGAGCACTTCGGCCGGGCGGTGGCGCTCGCGCACGCCGGCGGCAACGGCGACAAGCTGACGCTGCTGGCCCGGATCGTCGACGTGCTGGACGCACCCGCCGGGCGGGTCCGGCTCAAGCGGGGCGCCGACCCGCGCAAGCGCCAACCGTCCGTGGTGCACGCCCTGCAGACGTCCCGCTGGCGCGCGGCCGAGCCGGCCGACCCGGCACCGGCCGTGGCAAGCCGCGCCGTGGCGGCACTGCGGCCAGGAACGCACCAGCGCGTTCTGCGGGGACCGGCGCCGGGCGGGACGCCGCCGGCGTCGACGCCTGAGCGCGGATGA
- a CDS encoding PhzF family phenazine biosynthesis protein, which yields MSWPEVTVVDACVRRDGRGGSPTAVTDDDPAATDADRRAVAAAAGTSHAAFLGPGRTPDGGWPVRFFTATAELSGCGHGTVAAQAVRLTRTALGELNDRQHTGGRTFDTVAIRRPAGIEVWFDQGLVALRHPAPEERAAIVAALGLTADDPHPADAPRIAAPGAPRMLVPVHDRSALRRVRPHLGRLTAACRRYGLLGCFVYVPPVGDRPGAARMFAPAIGVDEDVANANSTGCLAAHLLDTTGAQTVTIEVEQGDTLGRPASVLASARRGPAGITTRVGGLAVVRDGHRGDP from the coding sequence ATGTCCTGGCCGGAGGTCACGGTGGTCGACGCGTGCGTGCGGCGCGACGGCCGGGGCGGCAGCCCGACGGCCGTCACCGACGACGACCCGGCGGCGACGGACGCGGACCGGCGTGCGGTCGCTGCTGCGGCCGGCACCTCGCACGCGGCGTTCCTCGGCCCGGGACGGACGCCGGACGGTGGCTGGCCGGTCCGCTTCTTCACCGCCACCGCCGAACTGTCCGGCTGCGGCCACGGCACCGTCGCCGCGCAGGCCGTCCGGTTGACCCGCACCGCGCTGGGCGAGCTGAACGACCGCCAACACACCGGCGGGCGCACGTTCGACACCGTCGCGATCCGCCGCCCCGCCGGCATCGAGGTCTGGTTCGACCAGGGCCTCGTCGCGCTGCGTCACCCGGCACCGGAGGAACGCGCCGCGATCGTCGCCGCGCTCGGGCTCACCGCCGACGACCCGCACCCGGCCGACGCGCCCCGCATTGCCGCGCCCGGCGCACCACGCATGCTGGTACCGGTCCACGACCGGTCGGCGCTGCGCCGGGTCCGCCCACACCTCGGCAGGCTGACAGCGGCGTGCCGGCGGTACGGGCTCCTCGGCTGTTTCGTGTACGTACCGCCGGTGGGCGACCGACCGGGTGCGGCACGGATGTTCGCGCCGGCGATCGGTGTCGACGAGGACGTCGCCAACGCCAACAGCACCGGCTGCCTGGCCGCCCACCTGCTCGACACGACAGGCGCACAGACGGTCACGATCGAGGTGGAGCAGGGCGACACCCTCGGTCGACCGGCCAGCGTGCTCGCTTCGGCCCGACGCGGGCCGGCGGGCATCACGACCCGGGTCGGCGGGTTGGCGGTGGTCCGCGACGGACACCGGGGCGACCCGTAG
- a CDS encoding DUF1330 domain-containing protein gives MAKGYWVSVYPAISDPEMLTAYGELARPAVQAGGGRTLSRGGRVVAHEAGITQRVVLVEFDSFEEAVAAYESEAYQKALAALPDGLERDFRIIEGID, from the coding sequence ATGGCCAAGGGCTACTGGGTCAGTGTCTACCCCGCCATCTCCGACCCGGAGATGCTGACTGCCTACGGCGAGCTGGCCCGTCCGGCTGTCCAGGCCGGGGGCGGACGCACCCTGTCCCGTGGCGGTCGAGTCGTCGCCCACGAAGCCGGGATCACGCAACGCGTCGTCCTGGTCGAGTTCGACAGCTTCGAAGAGGCCGTCGCGGCATACGAGAGCGAGGCGTACCAGAAGGCGCTGGCGGCCCTCCCCGACGGCCTCGAGCGCGACTTCCGCATCATCGAAGGCATCGACTGA
- the nadC gene encoding carboxylating nicotinate-nucleotide diphosphorylase, producing the protein MVAVDAMADAVRRALAEDRAEDDITTRWSVPDGTRALARVVARQDGVIAGTAIPAEVYRQLGSDVVVTEHVRDGDRVHTGQDLLTLTGPAREIITGERTALNFLQRMSGIATTAAAFADAVTGLPARILDTRKTAPGLRALDKAAVAAGGVSNHRLDLAAMVLLKENHIAAAGGVAAAIAAVHACNTRGIAVEVEVESTAQAIEALHAGVEWIMLDNMSIEDIRYVVALRGPEGPRLEASGSITLDTVRAVAETGVDAISVGTITHSAPAFDLSLLLTPTTPADGGHPARFG; encoded by the coding sequence GTGGTCGCCGTCGACGCCATGGCGGACGCCGTGCGCCGTGCCCTGGCCGAAGACCGCGCCGAGGACGACATCACCACTCGCTGGTCGGTGCCGGACGGCACCCGCGCCCTCGCGCGCGTCGTCGCCCGCCAGGACGGCGTGATCGCCGGCACGGCGATCCCAGCCGAGGTGTACCGACAACTCGGCAGCGACGTCGTCGTCACCGAGCACGTTCGGGACGGCGACCGCGTCCACACCGGACAGGACCTGCTCACGCTGACCGGACCCGCACGGGAGATCATCACCGGCGAGCGGACGGCTCTGAACTTCCTGCAACGGATGTCCGGCATCGCGACCACCGCCGCGGCCTTCGCGGACGCGGTGACCGGGCTTCCGGCACGGATCCTGGACACCCGCAAGACAGCGCCCGGGCTTCGAGCGCTCGACAAGGCCGCGGTCGCCGCCGGCGGAGTGAGCAACCATCGGCTCGACCTCGCGGCGATGGTTCTGCTCAAGGAGAACCACATCGCGGCGGCGGGCGGCGTGGCTGCCGCGATCGCGGCCGTGCACGCGTGCAACACGCGGGGCATCGCGGTCGAGGTGGAGGTCGAGTCGACAGCCCAGGCCATCGAGGCGCTCCACGCGGGAGTCGAGTGGATCATGCTGGACAACATGTCCATCGAGGACATCCGGTACGTCGTGGCGTTGCGCGGGCCGGAAGGGCCCCGACTGGAGGCGTCCGGATCCATCACGCTGGACACGGTGCGGGCCGTCGCGGAAACCGGAGTGGACGCGATATCCGTCGGCACCATCACCCACAGCGCACCGGCCTTCGACCTCAGTCTGCTGTTGACGCCGACGACACCGGCGGATGGTGGACACCCGGCGAGGTTCGGATGA
- a CDS encoding MarR family winged helix-turn-helix transcriptional regulator — protein sequence MSRQDASRGASTAIGSALYGLATRAVRRLPRDMSITSAATLATLHRSGPRRITDLAVTEGVTQPAMTVLVRVLEESGLVERRGDASDKRVTLVCLTEAGASYVRTRRQAGVDAFARLIDELTDDEVEALVAALPALAHLAEIESQDREGPKR from the coding sequence ATGAGCCGTCAAGACGCCTCCCGTGGCGCTTCCACCGCGATCGGGTCGGCCCTCTACGGGCTGGCCACCAGGGCTGTCAGACGCCTCCCGCGCGATATGAGCATCACGTCCGCCGCCACCCTGGCCACCCTGCACAGGTCCGGCCCGCGACGGATCACCGATCTGGCCGTGACCGAGGGGGTCACCCAGCCCGCGATGACCGTCCTGGTCCGGGTGTTGGAGGAGTCCGGACTGGTCGAGAGGAGGGGCGACGCGTCCGACAAGCGGGTCACCCTGGTGTGTCTGACCGAGGCCGGCGCGTCGTACGTCCGGACCCGGCGCCAGGCGGGCGTCGACGCGTTCGCGCGGCTGATCGACGAACTCACCGACGACGAGGTCGAGGCCCTGGTGGCGGCGCTACCGGCGTTGGCGCACCTGGCAGAGATCGAGAGCCAGGACCGAGAAGGACCGAAGCGGTGA
- a CDS encoding MFS transporter: protein MTARTLERSGTRLLVPALTFIGLVVAVVASLGTPLITSVATTFHVSLDSAQWTLTVALLSGALATPVLGRLGAGPHRRATILATLAIVVAGSALTVLPLPFAWLLIGRAAQGVGLGLTALMMGVARDHLPEERSAATIALISVVSIIGAGVGYPLTALLAEIGGVRAAYGLGLFLTAVAFLVAWRSVPVAPEGRSAHLNVTGALVLAGGLFLVLFLASQRSLWSRHLATAMVLAVVAVLLLCVWTVSELRSRTPLIDVRAVRHPAVAGANIAMFVGGSGMYLLLTLITRYAQTPRSAGYGFGLSTFVAGLVLVPFSVSGFVAGKLTPRVRTLIDAPFLLAGSALVVGSGFVLFAAARSNLAELLAAMGVLGFGVGSFSAAMPDVILAVTPVSETSSAMSFNYVVRSVGYSLGSATGGLVLATGTGRLFPDDHAYTTAALIGIAAMAVTAMAATALARHRPPEIDPGAATAGGPSRRRSGR from the coding sequence GTGACGGCGCGCACCCTGGAGCGCTCCGGGACGCGGCTGCTGGTCCCCGCCCTCACGTTCATCGGCCTGGTCGTGGCGGTGGTCGCCAGCCTCGGGACGCCGCTGATCACCAGTGTGGCGACCACGTTCCACGTCTCGCTCGACAGCGCGCAGTGGACGCTGACCGTCGCGCTGCTGAGCGGCGCCCTCGCCACGCCCGTCCTGGGCCGGCTCGGAGCCGGTCCGCACCGACGGGCCACGATCCTCGCCACGCTGGCGATCGTCGTCGCCGGCAGTGCGCTCACCGTGCTGCCGCTGCCGTTCGCGTGGCTGCTCATCGGCCGGGCCGCCCAAGGCGTCGGGCTCGGCCTGACGGCGCTGATGATGGGTGTGGCCCGGGACCATCTTCCCGAGGAGCGCAGCGCGGCCACGATCGCCCTGATCTCGGTGGTCTCGATCATCGGCGCCGGCGTCGGCTACCCGCTCACCGCCCTGCTCGCCGAGATCGGCGGCGTACGGGCTGCGTACGGACTCGGTCTGTTCCTCACCGCTGTCGCCTTCCTCGTCGCGTGGCGTTCCGTACCCGTGGCTCCCGAAGGCCGCTCCGCTCACCTGAACGTGACGGGTGCGCTCGTCCTGGCGGGCGGGCTGTTCCTCGTCCTGTTCCTGGCCAGCCAGCGGAGCCTGTGGAGCCGTCACCTCGCCACGGCGATGGTGCTCGCCGTCGTCGCCGTGCTCCTGCTGTGCGTCTGGACCGTCTCCGAGCTGCGCAGCAGGACGCCCCTGATCGACGTCCGGGCGGTACGGCACCCGGCGGTGGCCGGAGCGAACATCGCCATGTTCGTCGGCGGGAGCGGCATGTACCTTCTGCTCACGCTCATCACGCGGTACGCGCAGACGCCGCGCAGCGCCGGCTACGGCTTCGGGCTGTCCACCTTCGTCGCCGGGCTGGTCCTCGTCCCGTTCTCGGTGTCGGGGTTCGTCGCCGGCAAGCTCACGCCCCGGGTGCGGACGCTGATCGACGCGCCCTTCCTCCTGGCCGGCAGCGCCCTCGTCGTCGGCAGCGGGTTCGTCCTGTTCGCCGCGGCCCGGTCGAACCTGGCCGAACTGCTCGCCGCGATGGGGGTGCTGGGCTTCGGCGTCGGCAGCTTCTCAGCCGCGATGCCCGACGTCATCCTGGCCGTCACGCCCGTGAGCGAGACGTCGAGCGCGATGAGCTTCAACTACGTCGTCCGCAGCGTCGGGTACTCCCTGGGCAGCGCGACAGGCGGCCTGGTCCTGGCCACCGGCACCGGTCGTCTCTTCCCCGACGACCACGCCTACACCACCGCGGCGCTGATCGGCATCGCCGCGATGGCGGTCACCGCCATGGCCGCCACCGCTCTCGCCCGCCACCGCCCGCCGGAGATCGACCCCGGCGCCGCCACGGCCGGCGGGCCGAGTCGGCGCCGGTCGGGCCGCTGA
- a CDS encoding transglycosylase domain-containing protein — protein MISDGDNDSGGARVAPTGRNRRRNRVLVFLAVFALLAGSGLVAGGYYVDSVPTPTDLKLPESTTVYYADGRTKMATLGTENRTIVPYGEMNDSAKQAIVAAEDRTFWKNKGIDFSGVLRAAWSNVTGGQRQGASTITQQYARVAADLKGVTYSRKLREAVIAWKLDDKYSKDEILGFYLNTVPFGRGAYGIEAAAQTYFGKTVRRDAPAAQQLTVAEAMVLCAMVKQPEADPNDPEGQPGYDPARNATAKQNSIDRWNYIRDGMVKLGYLTAEQAANLAYPDSVKPIDRNAGRSGLDRPTGLVVNHVLSELRQTEQFRGKPADYLRDGGFKIVTTIDKRVQDAAEAAADIRRDSAPEAVRGQPKNWQAALVAVEPGTGRVLGYYGGNDGSGADYAGWYYDENGEARGFGQHPPGSSFKVYDLAAAVKDKISVKQHFDSPETKEFPESGRTKDSPAGPIRNAERAPCQPDCALWEATVASLNVTYFELTEKLGTAKVIDMATRAGVDSMWAVEKGSPRPKRVDLRGQDPDQVARQFSTEVGIGQYGITVQDHANGMATFAAGGKRAESHFVRSVTKGDDRIYQEALKQTDVGLDAEAVDQLDWALRRVKAAKLDNGWDSAGKTGTWQAGQSTTQNVHTWMVGYTGALAASVWLGTVDGKPLRTKDGSYQVFGSTGAGPIWRQFMEQATAALKLDPDKYRFGEPRFPNDTPEPSSAPRTADPTTAAPSPTSASPSPSTVRPTCDRRPCITTSPTGRPLPTPDLSPTLSPTPSLSPSRSRGPR, from the coding sequence GTGATTTCTGACGGTGACAACGACAGCGGTGGGGCCCGGGTCGCCCCGACGGGGCGGAACCGACGGCGGAACCGGGTCCTGGTCTTCCTGGCGGTGTTCGCGCTGCTCGCCGGCTCCGGCCTGGTGGCCGGCGGCTACTACGTCGACAGCGTGCCCACGCCCACCGACCTGAAACTGCCGGAGTCCACGACCGTGTACTACGCCGACGGTCGGACCAAGATGGCCACGCTCGGCACCGAGAACCGGACGATCGTGCCGTACGGCGAGATGAACGACTCCGCCAAGCAGGCGATCGTGGCGGCCGAGGACCGGACGTTCTGGAAGAACAAGGGCATCGACTTCAGCGGTGTGCTCCGCGCCGCCTGGTCGAACGTCACCGGCGGCCAGCGGCAGGGCGCGTCGACGATCACCCAGCAGTACGCGCGGGTGGCCGCGGACCTCAAGGGCGTGACGTACTCGCGGAAGCTGCGCGAGGCGGTGATCGCCTGGAAGCTCGACGACAAGTACTCCAAGGACGAGATCCTCGGCTTCTACCTGAACACGGTGCCCTTCGGCCGGGGCGCGTACGGCATCGAGGCGGCGGCGCAGACGTACTTCGGCAAGACGGTGCGCCGGGACGCCCCGGCGGCGCAGCAGCTCACCGTGGCGGAGGCGATGGTGCTCTGCGCGATGGTGAAGCAGCCCGAGGCGGACCCGAACGATCCGGAGGGCCAGCCCGGTTACGACCCGGCGCGCAACGCGACGGCGAAGCAGAACTCGATCGACCGGTGGAACTACATCCGCGACGGGATGGTGAAGCTCGGCTACCTGACGGCCGAGCAGGCCGCGAACCTCGCGTACCCGGACTCGGTCAAGCCGATCGACCGGAACGCCGGCCGGTCGGGCCTGGACCGACCGACCGGGCTGGTGGTCAACCACGTGCTCAGTGAGCTGCGGCAGACCGAGCAGTTCCGGGGCAAGCCCGCCGACTACCTGCGCGACGGCGGTTTCAAGATCGTCACGACGATCGACAAGCGGGTCCAGGACGCCGCCGAGGCCGCCGCGGACATCCGCCGGGACAGCGCCCCGGAGGCGGTCCGTGGCCAGCCGAAGAACTGGCAGGCCGCGCTGGTCGCGGTGGAGCCCGGCACCGGCCGGGTGCTCGGCTACTACGGCGGCAACGACGGGTCCGGCGCCGACTACGCCGGCTGGTACTACGACGAGAACGGCGAGGCCCGCGGTTTCGGCCAGCACCCGCCGGGCTCCTCCTTCAAGGTGTACGACCTGGCGGCCGCCGTGAAGGACAAGATCTCGGTCAAGCAGCACTTCGACTCGCCGGAGACCAAGGAGTTCCCGGAGTCGGGACGCACCAAGGACAGCCCCGCCGGCCCGATCCGCAACGCCGAACGCGCGCCCTGCCAGCCGGACTGCGCGCTGTGGGAGGCCACCGTCGCCTCGCTGAACGTCACCTACTTCGAGCTGACCGAGAAGCTGGGCACCGCGAAGGTGATCGACATGGCCACCCGGGCCGGCGTCGACTCGATGTGGGCGGTGGAGAAGGGCAGCCCCCGGCCGAAGCGGGTGGACCTGCGCGGCCAGGACCCCGACCAGGTGGCCCGCCAGTTCTCCACCGAGGTCGGCATCGGCCAGTACGGCATCACCGTGCAGGACCACGCCAACGGGATGGCCACCTTCGCCGCCGGCGGCAAGCGCGCCGAGTCGCACTTCGTCCGCTCGGTGACCAAGGGCGACGACCGCATCTACCAGGAGGCGCTCAAGCAGACCGACGTCGGGCTCGACGCCGAGGCCGTCGACCAGCTCGACTGGGCGCTGCGCCGGGTGAAGGCCGCCAAGCTGGACAACGGCTGGGACTCCGCCGGCAAGACCGGCACCTGGCAGGCCGGGCAGAGCACCACGCAGAACGTGCACACCTGGATGGTCGGTTACACCGGGGCGCTCGCCGCGTCGGTGTGGCTCGGCACCGTCGACGGCAAGCCGCTGCGGACGAAGGACGGCAGCTACCAGGTGTTCGGCTCCACCGGCGCGGGACCGATCTGGCGGCAGTTCATGGAACAGGCCACCGCGGCGCTCAAGCTCGACCCCGACAAGTACCGGTTCGGCGAGCCCCGCTTCCCGAACGACACCCCGGAGCCCAGCTCCGCACCGCGGACCGCCGACCCGACCACGGCGGCACCGAGCCCGACCAGCGCCTCACCGAGCCCGAGCACCGTCCGGCCGACCTGCGACCGGCGGCCCTGCATCACGACGAGCCCGACCGGCAGGCCACTACCGACGCCCGACCTCTCCCCCACGCTGAGCCCGACGCCCAGCCTGTCGCCGTCCCGGAGCAGGGGGCCACGGTGA
- a CDS encoding SAM-dependent methyltransferase, translating to MERPGWAPPGVDITTPTSSRIYDYMLGGSHNFAADRAVAEQAIAAMPHLPAVLRENRRFLGRAVRHLAGEAGIDQFLDLGSGIPTAGNVHEITAGINPEARVVHVDIDPVAVAHSQAILTGHPYAAAVAGDLRRVGDVLAHPVVADLLDLDRPVAVLLVAALHFVPDDATAGAVLADLRDALAPGSHVAVSHASDDGRPPAGLRDAQSIYARADSAVTMRSRETLDAMLRGWELVPPGIVACPAWRPEPDDPPSAHFPGYGLVARLPHPA from the coding sequence ATGGAGCGGCCGGGCTGGGCACCGCCGGGGGTCGACATCACCACGCCGACGTCCTCCCGGATCTACGACTACATGCTCGGCGGGTCGCACAACTTCGCCGCGGACCGGGCGGTGGCGGAGCAGGCGATCGCCGCGATGCCGCACCTGCCGGCCGTGCTGCGGGAGAACCGCCGGTTCCTCGGTCGGGCGGTGCGCCACCTGGCCGGCGAGGCCGGCATCGACCAGTTCCTCGACCTCGGCTCGGGCATCCCGACCGCCGGCAACGTGCACGAGATCACCGCCGGGATCAATCCCGAGGCGCGGGTCGTCCACGTCGACATCGACCCGGTGGCGGTGGCGCACTCGCAGGCCATCCTCACCGGGCACCCGTACGCGGCGGCCGTCGCCGGGGACCTGCGGCGGGTCGGTGACGTACTCGCCCATCCGGTGGTGGCGGACCTGCTCGACCTGGACCGCCCGGTGGCGGTGCTGCTCGTCGCCGCCCTGCACTTCGTCCCGGACGACGCCACCGCCGGCGCCGTCCTGGCCGACCTGCGGGACGCGCTCGCCCCGGGCAGCCACGTGGCGGTCTCCCACGCCAGCGACGACGGTCGCCCGCCGGCCGGCCTGCGGGACGCACAGTCGATCTATGCCCGGGCCGACAGCGCGGTGACGATGCGCAGCCGGGAGACGCTGGACGCGATGCTGCGCGGGTGGGAGCTGGTGCCGCCCGGGATCGTGGCGTGCCCGGCCTGGCGGCCGGAGCCGGACGACCCGCCGTCCGCCCACTTCCCCGGGTACGGGCTGGTCGCCCGACTGCCGCACCCCGCCTGA